A portion of the Geoalkalibacter ferrihydriticus DSM 17813 genome contains these proteins:
- a CDS encoding ABC transporter permease: MLHYLAKRLLMMIPLLLGITLISFVVIHLAPGEPTDLQVELNPEASVELKERLRAQYDLDKPLMVQYGLWLKRLAVLDFGESFSQDRRPVMEKIAERLPITILINVLSIGLILLVATPIGILSAVRQNSLFDRITTVFVFIGFATPSFWLALLLMDYLGVRLGLFPISGIRSLGYEYLSWGGQLWDRLHHLLLPVFVSAFGGLAGFSRYMRSNMLEVVRQDYILTARAKGLSESVVIYKHALRNALLPVITILGLSVPSLIGGSVIFETIFAIPGMGKLFFDSVMMRDYPVIMGVLVIGAVLTLVGNLIADISYALADPRIRNT, from the coding sequence ATGTTGCACTACCTGGCCAAACGCCTGTTGATGATGATTCCCCTGCTGCTGGGGATTACTCTGATTTCCTTCGTGGTGATCCATCTGGCGCCGGGCGAACCCACCGACCTGCAGGTTGAACTCAATCCCGAAGCCAGCGTCGAGCTCAAAGAGCGCCTGCGCGCCCAGTACGATCTCGATAAGCCGCTGATGGTGCAGTACGGCTTATGGCTCAAACGCCTGGCGGTTCTTGATTTCGGCGAATCCTTCAGTCAGGACCGGCGTCCCGTGATGGAGAAGATTGCCGAACGTCTGCCCATCACCATTCTCATCAATGTGCTCTCCATCGGCTTGATCCTGCTGGTCGCCACGCCCATCGGCATTCTTTCCGCGGTGCGTCAGAATTCCCTTTTCGATCGGATCACCACGGTGTTTGTCTTTATCGGCTTTGCCACGCCGTCTTTCTGGCTTGCGCTGCTGCTCATGGATTATCTGGGGGTGCGGCTAGGTCTGTTTCCGATCTCCGGAATTCGCTCCCTGGGTTATGAGTATCTGAGCTGGGGCGGGCAACTCTGGGACCGGCTCCATCATCTGCTGCTGCCGGTATTCGTTTCGGCCTTCGGCGGACTGGCGGGATTTTCGCGCTACATGCGCTCCAATATGCTTGAGGTGGTACGTCAGGACTACATTCTTACCGCCCGCGCCAAGGGCCTCTCCGAAAGCGTTGTGATCTACAAGCATGCCCTGCGCAATGCCCTGTTGCCGGTGATTACAATCCTTGGTCTGTCGGTACCGAGCCTGATCGGCGGCAGCGTGATTTTCGAGACGATTTTTGCCATTCCCGGCATGGGCAAACTGTTCTTCGACAGCGTCATGATGCGTGACTACCCAGTGATCATGGGAGTGCTGGTCATAGGTGCGGTTCTGACCCTGGTCGGTAACCTGATTGCCGACATCAGTTACGCCCTGGCCGATCCGCGCATCCGCAATACCTAG
- a CDS encoding ABC transporter permease produces the protein MSAIPDLNRSSFLRDVFLQRLRRNRMAMAGASIVAFMFILAIVAPLWKDPAHIDITLALLPPSWAHPLGTDDLGRDVLARILFGARISLLVGFVAVGIATLIGIVLGALSGYYGRWTDSVIMRFVDIMLCFPTFFLILAVIAFLEPSIWNIMIIIGLTGWMGVARLVRAEFLSLRERDFVQAARALGASDGRIIFRHLLPNALSPVLVSATLGVAGAILTESALSFLGIGVQPPTPSWGNMLISGKQTLGTAWWLSVFPGVAILLTVLGYNLLGEGIRDALDPRLKE, from the coding sequence ATGAGCGCCATTCCCGATTTAAATCGATCCTCTTTTTTGCGCGATGTTTTTTTGCAGCGTCTGCGGCGCAATCGCATGGCCATGGCCGGGGCGAGCATTGTCGCTTTCATGTTTATCCTGGCGATCGTCGCGCCCTTGTGGAAGGATCCCGCGCACATCGACATCACCCTGGCCCTGCTGCCGCCGAGTTGGGCTCATCCCCTCGGTACAGATGATCTCGGCCGTGATGTTCTGGCGCGCATTCTCTTCGGGGCGCGCATTTCGCTGCTGGTCGGTTTTGTCGCGGTGGGCATCGCTACCCTCATCGGCATTGTCCTGGGTGCGTTGTCCGGCTATTACGGACGCTGGACCGACAGCGTCATCATGCGCTTTGTCGACATCATGCTGTGCTTTCCGACATTTTTCCTGATTCTGGCGGTAATCGCTTTTCTCGAGCCGTCCATCTGGAACATCATGATCATCATCGGCTTGACCGGCTGGATGGGCGTGGCGCGCCTGGTCCGCGCAGAGTTTCTCTCTCTGCGCGAGCGTGATTTTGTTCAGGCGGCGCGGGCCCTGGGAGCCTCCGATGGGCGCATTATCTTTCGCCATTTGCTGCCCAACGCCCTCTCACCCGTGCTGGTATCCGCCACCCTGGGGGTCGCCGGGGCGATTCTCACCGAAAGTGCCCTGTCGTTTCTGGGGATAGGCGTCCAGCCACCGACGCCGTCCTGGGGCAATATGCTGATTTCAGGCAAGCAGACTCTGGGCACCGCCTGGTGGCTCTCCGTGTTCCCCGGAGTGGCGATTCTTCTTACGGTGCTGGGCTACAACCTGCTCGGCGAAGGTATCCGCGACGCCCTGGATCCGCGACTGAAGGAATAG
- the mutM gene encoding bifunctional DNA-formamidopyrimidine glycosylase/DNA-(apurinic or apyrimidinic site) lyase produces the protein MPELPEVETVRRGLAPHVRGRRITRILVRNAGLRQPVPSDLQHRFSGALVHEIQRRGKYLLFGTDVGWMILHLGMSGVLRLVDSSQPAHKHDHVDMDLDDGRVLRFTDPRRFGLLLWTAENPLQHPLLAGLGPEPLDATFDGAYLWARARGRSLAVKSFLMDSRIVVGVGNIYASEALFRACIRPDRAAGGIGRLRYERLAQAVKAVLAEAIEAGGTTLRDFVDGEGRPGYFRVQLQVYGRRGEPCPRCGKPLAVATIGQRSSFFCRSCQR, from the coding sequence ATGCCTGAACTTCCCGAAGTCGAAACCGTGCGTCGTGGCTTGGCGCCCCACGTTCGCGGACGCCGCATAACACGGATTCTGGTGCGTAATGCAGGTCTGCGACAACCGGTTCCCAGCGACCTTCAGCACCGCTTCAGCGGCGCATTGGTTCATGAGATTCAGAGACGCGGCAAGTATCTGCTGTTTGGGACCGATGTCGGCTGGATGATACTGCACTTGGGCATGTCGGGGGTTTTGCGGCTGGTCGACTCGTCGCAACCGGCCCACAAGCACGATCATGTGGATATGGACTTGGACGACGGGCGGGTGCTGCGTTTCACTGATCCGCGCCGCTTTGGCCTGCTGTTGTGGACTGCCGAGAACCCCTTGCAACATCCCCTGCTGGCCGGACTGGGCCCTGAGCCCCTGGATGCAACTTTTGACGGCGCCTACCTGTGGGCCAGGGCGCGGGGGCGCAGTTTGGCAGTTAAATCCTTTCTTATGGACAGCCGAATTGTGGTCGGCGTCGGCAATATTTACGCCAGCGAAGCCCTGTTCCGCGCTTGTATTCGTCCCGATCGAGCGGCAGGCGGCATCGGGCGCCTGCGCTACGAGAGGCTCGCCCAAGCCGTCAAGGCGGTTTTGGCTGAGGCCATTGAGGCGGGCGGCACCACTCTGCGCGATTTTGTCGACGGCGAGGGGCGTCCCGGCTATTTCCGTGTGCAGCTTCAAGTTTACGGTCGCCGCGGCGAACCCTGCCCCCGCTGTGGAAAGCCCTTGGCGGTGGCCACCATCGGACAGCGTTCAAGCTTTTTCTGTCGCAGTTGTCAGCGCTGA
- a CDS encoding acyl-CoA thioesterase has product MENFSFVMPYKVRVVDINYGGHVSNAAVLNYFQDARIAYLAALGPYSELDIGNGCGLIMPESHVHYHAEMFHGEDLNIGVRTHLLGRSSFELAYRIERGSELVAEGTTPLVAFDYQARKPRRLPAAFKESLARFERLDPRNPPEKC; this is encoded by the coding sequence ATGGAGAATTTTTCTTTTGTCATGCCGTACAAAGTGCGCGTCGTGGACATCAACTACGGCGGTCATGTCTCCAATGCTGCGGTGCTCAACTACTTTCAGGATGCCCGCATTGCCTATCTTGCCGCTCTCGGCCCCTATTCCGAACTCGATATCGGCAACGGCTGCGGCCTGATCATGCCCGAATCCCACGTGCACTATCATGCGGAAATGTTTCACGGTGAGGATCTGAATATCGGCGTGCGGACCCACCTGTTAGGGCGCTCGTCCTTTGAGCTTGCGTACCGTATTGAACGCGGCAGCGAACTGGTCGCCGAAGGCACCACGCCCTTGGTCGCCTTCGATTATCAGGCTCGCAAACCACGCCGCCTGCCCGCCGCGTTCAAAGAGTCCCTGGCTCGGTTTGAGAGACTCGATCCACGCAATCCGCCCGAGAAGTGCTAA
- a CDS encoding rhodanese-like domain-containing protein, translating into MPVPRISPAEARSKVQNGSGLLVCAYAEPEKFSQNHLEGALSRQDFEARLGEISKDTEIIFYCA; encoded by the coding sequence ATGCCTGTCCCCCGTATCAGCCCCGCAGAAGCACGAAGCAAGGTACAGAACGGCTCAGGATTGCTGGTTTGTGCTTACGCCGAGCCGGAGAAGTTTTCGCAAAATCACCTGGAAGGAGCCCTGTCGCGGCAGGATTTCGAGGCGCGCCTTGGTGAAATTTCGAAAGACACGGAGATCATCTTTTACTGCGCCTGA
- a CDS encoding FKBP-type peptidyl-prolyl cis-trans isomerase translates to MTQVKTGDRVRLHFIGRLDDGTIFESSEDCNDDDCGCEGEHEGQGCGSTEDDCGCEAEPLEFTVGAGEVFPAIEQAIIGMSPGESRTVRLEAADAYGERSAEMVFEVPRSDLPPDMDPEEGEMLELAGDDDENEDEGFPVWVAAVSPDSITLDGNHPLAGNALNFEFELVEILPGN, encoded by the coding sequence ATGACCCAGGTAAAAACCGGCGACCGGGTAAGGCTGCACTTTATCGGTCGCCTTGATGACGGAACCATTTTTGAATCCTCCGAAGACTGCAACGATGATGATTGCGGCTGCGAAGGTGAGCACGAAGGTCAGGGCTGCGGCAGCACTGAAGATGATTGCGGCTGTGAGGCCGAACCTCTGGAGTTCACTGTCGGTGCCGGCGAAGTTTTCCCCGCCATCGAGCAGGCCATCATCGGAATGAGTCCGGGCGAAAGCCGCACCGTACGTCTGGAAGCCGCGGACGCCTATGGCGAGCGCAGCGCTGAAATGGTTTTTGAAGTGCCGCGTAGCGACCTGCCCCCGGATATGGACCCCGAAGAAGGTGAAATGCTTGAACTCGCCGGCGATGACGATGAGAATGAGGATGAGGGATTTCCCGTATGGGTGGCAGCGGTCAGTCCCGACAGCATTACCCTTGACGGAAATCATCCCCTGGCCGGCAATGCACTAAATTTCGAATTCGAGCTTGTCGAAATTCTGCCCGGCAACTAA
- a CDS encoding YbaN family protein → MTPVDQPTPEPLRARALKLALLAAGLLSTGLGVLGIFLPLLPTVPLLLLAAACFARSSEKFYNWLIGHPRLGPMINGYLEGEGIPLRAKISAITLLWISISISALLVVPITWVKALLFLIASGVTLHLLRLPTRETG, encoded by the coding sequence ATGACTCCTGTCGATCAACCAACCCCTGAGCCCTTACGAGCCCGAGCGCTGAAACTGGCGCTCCTCGCCGCCGGGCTCCTCAGCACCGGACTTGGCGTCCTTGGCATCTTCCTGCCACTGCTGCCGACCGTGCCCTTGTTGCTGCTGGCCGCAGCCTGCTTTGCACGCAGTTCCGAAAAATTCTACAACTGGCTCATCGGCCATCCGCGCCTCGGGCCAATGATCAACGGCTATCTGGAAGGTGAGGGGATTCCTCTACGCGCCAAGATCAGCGCCATTACCCTGCTGTGGATCAGCATCTCCATTTCCGCTCTGCTGGTGGTGCCTATAACTTGGGTCAAAGCACTGCTTTTTCTCATCGCTTCGGGCGTAACCCTCCATCTTCTGCGGTTGCCGACCAGGGAAACCGGCTGA
- a CDS encoding fumarate hydratase, translating to MPDFVYQEPFPLGKDETKYRLLPESQKYVSTTNFDGQEILKVVPEGLSVLANQAFRDVSFLLRPEHNEQVAKILSDPEASMNDKGVAVAFLRNAEVSANFELPFCQDTGTACIVGKKGQKVWTDCNDAEMLSQGVYKTYTEENLRYSQTVALDMYTEKNTGTNLPAQIDLYAAEGNEYKFLFVAKGGGSANKTMLYQETKALLTPEKLEKFLVEKMKSLGTAACPPYHIAFAIGGTSAETCLKTVKMASTKYYDSLPTTGNEHGQAFRDVELEEKLLKAAQKLGIGAQFGGKYFAHDIRVIRLPRHGASCPVGMGVSCSADRNIKAKINKEGLWVEEMDSNPGRLIPDAYRRKHDHGVKIDLNQPMEAMLAELTKHPVATPLLLTGTIVVGRDIAHAKFKELLDAGKPLPDYLKKHPIYYAGPAKTPKGKPSGSFGPTTAGRMDSYVDLLQSNGGSLIMIAKGNRSQQVTDACKKHGGFYLGSIGGPAALLAEENIKKVECIDYPELGMEAVWKIEVVDFPAFILVDDKGNDFFKQLGC from the coding sequence ATGCCGGATTTCGTGTACCAGGAACCTTTTCCGCTGGGCAAAGACGAAACCAAGTACCGCCTGCTTCCCGAGTCGCAGAAGTACGTCAGCACAACAAATTTCGACGGCCAGGAAATTCTTAAAGTTGTGCCCGAAGGCTTGAGCGTGCTGGCTAACCAGGCATTTCGCGATGTCTCCTTCCTGCTGCGTCCCGAACACAACGAGCAGGTCGCCAAAATTCTCTCCGACCCCGAAGCTTCCATGAACGACAAGGGGGTAGCCGTCGCCTTTTTGCGCAACGCCGAGGTTTCGGCCAACTTTGAATTGCCCTTCTGCCAGGATACTGGCACCGCCTGCATCGTCGGCAAAAAAGGCCAGAAAGTCTGGACCGACTGCAACGACGCGGAAATGCTCTCCCAGGGGGTTTACAAAACCTACACGGAAGAGAATCTGCGCTACTCGCAAACCGTTGCCCTCGATATGTACACCGAAAAGAACACCGGCACCAACCTTCCGGCGCAGATCGATCTCTATGCGGCCGAGGGCAATGAGTACAAATTCCTTTTCGTCGCCAAGGGTGGCGGCAGCGCCAACAAGACCATGCTCTACCAGGAAACCAAGGCCCTGCTGACGCCCGAAAAGCTTGAAAAGTTTCTCGTGGAAAAAATGAAATCCCTGGGCACCGCCGCTTGCCCCCCCTACCACATCGCATTTGCCATCGGTGGCACTTCGGCCGAGACCTGCCTGAAGACGGTAAAAATGGCCTCAACCAAGTATTATGATTCTCTGCCCACCACGGGCAACGAGCACGGCCAGGCCTTTCGCGACGTCGAGCTGGAAGAAAAGCTGCTCAAAGCGGCACAGAAACTGGGCATCGGCGCACAATTCGGCGGCAAATACTTCGCTCATGACATCCGCGTCATCCGCCTGCCCCGCCACGGCGCCTCCTGCCCGGTAGGCATGGGTGTCTCCTGCTCCGCCGACCGTAACATCAAGGCCAAAATCAACAAGGAAGGGCTGTGGGTCGAAGAAATGGACAGCAACCCCGGCCGCCTGATTCCCGACGCCTATCGGCGCAAGCACGACCACGGCGTCAAGATCGACCTCAACCAGCCCATGGAGGCGATGCTCGCCGAACTGACCAAGCATCCCGTGGCCACTCCGCTGCTGCTCACCGGCACCATCGTCGTCGGGCGCGACATCGCTCATGCCAAGTTCAAGGAACTGCTTGACGCCGGCAAGCCCCTGCCCGACTACCTCAAGAAGCACCCCATCTACTACGCCGGACCGGCAAAAACGCCTAAAGGAAAACCCTCGGGTTCCTTCGGCCCCACCACCGCCGGACGCATGGACAGCTATGTCGACCTGCTGCAAAGCAACGGCGGCTCGCTGATCATGATCGCCAAGGGCAACCGCAGCCAGCAAGTCACCGATGCGTGCAAAAAGCACGGCGGCTTCTACCTGGGCTCCATCGGCGGCCCCGCCGCGCTGCTGGCCGAGGAAAACATCAAGAAGGTCGAATGCATCGACTATCCCGAACTGGGAATGGAGGCGGTGTGGAAAATCGAAGTGGTCGACTTCCCGGCCTTCATTCTGGTCGATGACAAGGGCAACGACTTCTTTAAGCAACTTGGTTGCTGA
- a CDS encoding acetyl-CoA C-acyltransferase, whose amino-acid sequence MNKNQPRAAIIGGMRTPFVKAGGPFRHIDPLKLSSHAVRGLLERFALDPAKVDRLVWGRVIHDPHISNLAREIVFDLKLPAHIHADLVSNNCITGIHAMMAVSDAIALGQCEVGIAGGVESMSNTPLLFGHDATRIFTDAAMAKALVDRLKILAQLRPGHFKPRALGVKEPSTGLSMGEHAEISAKKWDVNRREQDEIALRSHQRAAAATADGRLKAEIYPLGGVAHDTIVRGDTSLEKLAKLPAVFDRSASGTISAGNASPLTDGASALLLMSEERAAVEELEVLALIKAVEFAAIDPADGLLMAPAVAVPRLLRRTGLTLDQMDIVEMHEAFGAQVACNLKAWEKGWKEAAVGGVDPEKLNPLGSSIAVGHPFGATGTRILTTLANEMARRKVKYGLVSICAAGAMAAAVILERP is encoded by the coding sequence ATGAATAAAAATCAGCCACGCGCAGCCATCATCGGCGGCATGCGCACTCCCTTCGTTAAGGCAGGGGGGCCATTTCGTCACATCGATCCGTTGAAGCTTTCGAGCCACGCCGTGCGCGGTCTTCTGGAGCGCTTCGCTCTTGATCCCGCGAAGGTCGATCGGTTGGTGTGGGGCCGGGTCATCCATGATCCGCACATCTCCAATCTGGCACGGGAAATCGTCTTTGATCTCAAATTGCCTGCCCATATTCACGCTGACCTGGTGTCCAACAACTGTATAACCGGCATTCATGCCATGATGGCGGTGAGCGACGCCATTGCCCTGGGTCAATGTGAGGTCGGCATTGCCGGCGGGGTGGAATCCATGTCCAACACGCCGCTGCTGTTCGGTCACGATGCCACGCGCATTTTCACTGACGCGGCCATGGCTAAGGCCTTGGTCGACCGTTTAAAAATTCTGGCGCAATTGCGACCGGGACATTTTAAACCCCGTGCCCTTGGCGTCAAGGAACCCTCGACCGGATTGTCCATGGGCGAGCATGCGGAAATTTCTGCAAAAAAGTGGGACGTTAACCGCCGCGAACAGGACGAAATCGCCCTGCGCAGCCATCAGCGCGCGGCTGCCGCCACCGCCGATGGACGGCTGAAGGCAGAGATTTATCCTCTAGGAGGCGTGGCGCACGACACTATCGTGCGCGGCGACACCAGCCTGGAAAAACTCGCAAAACTACCAGCGGTTTTTGATCGCAGCGCCTCTGGGACCATTAGTGCCGGAAACGCGAGCCCCTTGACGGATGGTGCCTCAGCTTTGCTGCTCATGTCCGAGGAGCGTGCCGCGGTCGAAGAGCTTGAGGTTCTCGCCCTTATCAAAGCCGTGGAATTTGCCGCTATCGATCCCGCTGATGGGTTGCTCATGGCGCCGGCGGTGGCGGTGCCACGTTTGTTGCGGCGGACCGGTTTGACCCTTGACCAGATGGATATCGTGGAAATGCATGAAGCCTTTGGTGCCCAGGTGGCGTGTAATCTCAAGGCCTGGGAAAAAGGCTGGAAGGAGGCTGCCGTCGGTGGGGTTGACCCGGAAAAACTCAATCCCCTGGGCAGCTCCATTGCCGTTGGCCATCCCTTCGGCGCTACGGGTACGCGTATTCTCACCACTCTGGCGAATGAGATGGCACGCCGCAAAGTCAAATATGGGCTCGTATCCATCTGCGCTGCGGGTGCCATGGCGGCCGCAGTGATCCTTGAACGGCCGTAG
- the ilvA gene encoding threonine ammonia-lyase, biosynthetic, with protein MQKMLKLILTSRVYDAAIETPLDEAQGLSALLGNRVLLKREDLQPVFSFKLRGAYNRIAHFSPEERSRGVIAASAGNHAQGVAFSARMLGIAATIVMPATTPQIKVDAVSGYGARIVLFGDNYSEAADHCARLAEETGMAFVHPFDDELVIAGQGTVADELLRQSAGKLDAVFVPVGGGGLIAGMAVYLKALRPDVRIIGVEPRDADAMTRSLEAGRRVRLDSVGIFADGVAVREVGRLNFELCRKYVDEMVLVDTDELCSAIKSVYQATRSIVEPAGALALAGLQKYVRERKPVGQTLVAINSGANMNFDRLRYVAERTLVGEKKEALFAVTIPEQPGSLKRFCQDLVAGRNITEFNYRLSQRDHAHIFVGITVRDEEERLSFGKRMNEAGFVNLDLTDNELAKTHIRYMVGGRSTTAGREFLYRFWFPERPGALGRFLDAMGANWNISLFHYRAQGGEFGRVLIGLEIPEGDDAEFQKFLGNLGYRYQEETSNPAYRLFL; from the coding sequence ATGCAGAAGATGTTGAAGCTGATCCTGACCTCCAGGGTCTACGATGCCGCCATTGAAACCCCTTTGGACGAGGCACAGGGTCTTTCTGCCCTCCTTGGCAACCGGGTACTGCTCAAGCGCGAGGATCTGCAGCCGGTTTTTTCCTTCAAGCTGCGCGGTGCCTACAACCGCATTGCCCATTTCTCTCCCGAAGAACGCAGCCGCGGGGTCATTGCCGCCTCAGCAGGAAATCACGCCCAGGGCGTGGCTTTTTCGGCGCGTATGCTCGGCATTGCCGCCACCATCGTCATGCCGGCGACCACCCCGCAGATCAAGGTGGATGCCGTTTCGGGTTACGGTGCCCGCATCGTGCTTTTTGGAGACAATTATTCGGAAGCCGCCGACCATTGCGCCCGTCTTGCCGAAGAAACGGGCATGGCCTTCGTTCATCCCTTTGATGATGAACTGGTCATTGCCGGACAGGGGACCGTGGCCGATGAACTCCTGCGGCAGAGCGCGGGCAAGCTCGATGCCGTATTCGTACCCGTGGGCGGCGGCGGACTGATAGCTGGAATGGCGGTATACCTCAAGGCGCTGCGGCCCGATGTGCGCATCATCGGAGTTGAGCCCCGGGATGCCGACGCCATGACGCGCTCCCTGGAGGCTGGCCGCCGCGTGCGACTTGATTCGGTGGGGATTTTCGCCGACGGGGTGGCGGTGCGCGAGGTCGGGCGGCTGAACTTCGAGCTGTGTCGCAAGTATGTGGATGAGATGGTGCTGGTCGATACGGACGAGCTGTGCAGCGCCATCAAGAGCGTTTACCAGGCCACCCGCTCCATCGTTGAGCCGGCTGGAGCGCTGGCTTTGGCCGGGCTGCAGAAATACGTGCGTGAGCGCAAGCCGGTGGGCCAGACCCTGGTGGCGATCAATTCCGGGGCCAATATGAATTTCGACCGGTTGCGCTATGTGGCCGAACGCACCCTGGTGGGGGAAAAAAAAGAGGCCCTGTTCGCCGTGACCATTCCCGAGCAGCCCGGTTCCCTCAAACGCTTCTGCCAGGACCTGGTAGCGGGGCGCAATATCACGGAATTCAATTACCGCCTGTCACAGCGTGATCATGCCCATATTTTTGTCGGCATCACGGTGCGCGACGAGGAGGAGCGCCTGAGTTTCGGCAAGCGTATGAACGAGGCGGGTTTTGTCAACCTCGATTTAACCGATAATGAACTGGCGAAAACCCATATCCGCTACATGGTCGGCGGCCGTTCGACAACGGCCGGCCGCGAGTTTCTCTACCGTTTCTGGTTTCCCGAGCGGCCGGGTGCCTTGGGGCGATTCCTCGACGCCATGGGCGCCAACTGGAACATCTCACTTTTTCACTATCGCGCCCAAGGTGGAGAGTTCGGCAGGGTACTCATCGGCCTGGAAATTCCCGAAGGAGACGATGCCGAGTTCCAGAAGTTTCTCGGAAATCTCGGCTATCGGTATCAGGAAGAGACGAGCAATCCTGCCTACCGACTTTTTCTCTGA
- a CDS encoding putative signal transducing protein produces MVRFYDPPNIAEQAVVEGILRKAGIEFVLAPGAESENGPSQILVAEEDVPRAMELLAQQGRA; encoded by the coding sequence ATGGTGCGCTTTTATGATCCCCCCAACATCGCCGAACAGGCTGTCGTCGAAGGTATCCTGCGCAAGGCCGGAATTGAATTTGTCCTGGCGCCCGGTGCCGAATCAGAAAACGGCCCGTCCCAGATTCTTGTCGCCGAGGAAGATGTGCCTCGCGCCATGGAGCTTCTCGCTCAGCAAGGCCGTGCCTGA
- a CDS encoding ATP-binding protein translates to MTQTIFIADPEATESLLNGLGARGFSPLHAQTFDQLLSLCEGQRPDIVLIDLGLPGFKGSSSLRKLRKLPGLDQASFLLSASPPASQTRLNPFTVQVDDYLAKPYGDDELLVRLGACLARKRLLSESGAQAQDSKSLQPQTDATAQDDLFQVMQKVLKDLSRFKNLERCSVALLQQDRSLAYVIASSDAPAPAGWRLDLANYPELREVGRTGHPLIIRNVRQSPLMADVAERLHSQLFQSLLVVPVVIGECVVGALVLRFSEADPEFGQEELFFCQLMALMFAQVIKSSQDLPQFHSMLREENRQLVKMLEKRDQFAVKAIAALHTPVTVIHGFCALIKDGGVSRLTADQQEYFDKVIETCEALDGLMGDLLELSRFISGHAALELGERDLCMILRKVYEKVWPQALAKGLIFQWDMEPSDCRAWFDAASIQRVLEGLVANAIRFTAPGGQVRMVVEDRSQEIHVHVQDSGVGIKEADLARMLGECTAETALGEDSGCGLGMALYRAILAAHQGRLWAKSRPGQGSLFSFSLPKRPVVVV, encoded by the coding sequence GTGACCCAGACTATCTTTATCGCCGATCCCGAGGCGACCGAAAGCCTGCTGAATGGACTTGGCGCCAGGGGATTCTCGCCCCTGCACGCACAAACTTTCGACCAGCTTCTGTCTCTCTGCGAGGGGCAGCGACCCGACATTGTTCTCATCGATCTTGGGCTCCCCGGCTTCAAAGGCTCTTCAAGCCTGAGAAAACTCCGTAAATTGCCCGGTCTGGACCAAGCCTCTTTCCTTTTAAGTGCCTCGCCGCCGGCCTCGCAAACGCGGCTCAATCCCTTCACTGTGCAGGTCGATGATTACCTGGCCAAACCTTATGGCGACGACGAGTTGCTCGTTCGATTGGGTGCTTGTCTGGCACGCAAGAGGCTGCTGTCGGAATCCGGGGCGCAGGCGCAGGATTCCAAGTCGCTTCAGCCGCAAACGGATGCCACGGCTCAAGACGATCTTTTCCAGGTCATGCAGAAAGTTCTTAAAGATCTTTCCCGTTTTAAAAATCTCGAGCGTTGTTCCGTCGCCTTGCTGCAGCAGGACCGCAGCCTGGCCTATGTCATCGCGTCCAGCGACGCCCCGGCTCCTGCCGGCTGGCGGCTCGATCTCGCAAACTATCCTGAACTGCGAGAAGTCGGGCGAACCGGTCATCCCCTCATCATTCGCAACGTGCGCCAATCACCACTCATGGCGGATGTCGCCGAGCGCCTGCACAGCCAGTTGTTTCAGTCCCTGCTGGTCGTACCCGTGGTGATCGGGGAGTGTGTCGTTGGTGCCCTGGTGTTGCGATTTTCCGAAGCCGATCCCGAGTTCGGCCAGGAGGAACTCTTCTTCTGTCAGCTCATGGCTCTGATGTTTGCCCAGGTGATCAAAAGTTCTCAGGATTTGCCCCAGTTTCACTCCATGCTGCGCGAGGAGAATCGGCAACTTGTTAAAATGTTGGAAAAGCGCGACCAGTTTGCCGTCAAGGCGATTGCTGCCCTACATACTCCCGTGACCGTCATTCACGGCTTTTGCGCATTGATCAAAGATGGCGGCGTTTCACGGCTCACTGCGGATCAGCAGGAATATTTCGACAAGGTTATCGAAACCTGTGAAGCTCTTGACGGGTTGATGGGCGATTTGCTTGAACTCTCACGCTTTATTTCCGGACACGCCGCCCTGGAACTGGGCGAGCGGGATCTGTGCATGATTCTGCGCAAAGTTTACGAAAAGGTTTGGCCGCAAGCCCTGGCCAAGGGACTTATTTTTCAATGGGATATGGAACCCTCCGATTGTCGCGCTTGGTTCGATGCCGCGAGCATTCAGCGGGTGCTTGAAGGCCTGGTTGCCAATGCCATACGTTTTACCGCCCCTGGCGGTCAGGTGCGCATGGTCGTGGAGGATCGCAGTCAGGAAATTCATGTCCATGTGCAGGATTCCGGTGTCGGCATCAAGGAGGCTGATCTGGCCCGCATGCTCGGCGAATGCACCGCGGAAACGGCCCTTGGCGAGGATTCGGGCTGCGGCCTCGGCATGGCTTTGTACCGCGCTATCCTCGCCGCGCATCAGGGGCGGCTGTGGGCCAAGAGCCGCCCGGGGCAGGGCAGTTTGTTCAGCTTCAGTCTGCCGAAAAGGCCGGTGGTTGTCGTCTGA